In a single window of the Streptacidiphilus sp. P02-A3a genome:
- a CDS encoding heme-copper oxidase subunit III, with translation MSVVATATAVETGHAHGSVSRPNLTSVGTIVWLASELMFFAALFAMYFTLRSVTGTAYWHSQNHVLDVPFASVNTTVLVLSSFTCQMGVFAAERGDVKKLRAWFITTFIMGAVFIGGQIYEYTDLVKSHGISLSSSPFGSVFYLTTGFHGMHVTGGLIAFLLVLARTYAAKRFTHEQATAAIVVSYYWHFVDVVWIGLFATIYLIK, from the coding sequence ATGTCGGTCGTGGCGACAGCAACTGCAGTAGAAACCGGGCACGCACACGGATCGGTCAGCCGGCCGAACCTCACCAGCGTCGGAACCATCGTCTGGCTGGCATCCGAGCTGATGTTCTTCGCGGCCCTCTTCGCGATGTACTTCACTCTCCGTTCCGTTACCGGGACGGCCTACTGGCACTCCCAGAACCATGTTCTGGACGTGCCCTTCGCTTCGGTGAACACCACGGTCCTGGTGCTCTCCTCGTTCACCTGCCAGATGGGTGTCTTCGCTGCCGAGCGCGGCGACGTGAAGAAGCTCCGGGCCTGGTTCATCACGACCTTCATCATGGGCGCGGTGTTCATCGGCGGTCAGATCTACGAGTACACAGACCTGGTCAAATCGCACGGGATCTCCCTGTCCTCCTCCCCCTTCGGCTCGGTGTTCTACCTGACCACCGGCTTCCACGGCATGCACGTGACGGGCGGTCTGATCGCCTTCCTGCTGGTCCTCGCGCGTACGTACGCCGCCAAGCGGTTCACGCACGAGCAGGCCACTGCGGCGATCGTCGTGTCCTACTACTGGCACTTCGTCGACGTGGTCTGGATCGGCCTCTTCGCGACCATCTATCTGATCAAGTAG